A genomic window from Diorhabda sublineata isolate icDioSubl1.1 chromosome 8, icDioSubl1.1, whole genome shotgun sequence includes:
- the LOC130448489 gene encoding E3 SUMO-protein ligase NSE2-like, with protein sequence MSVLRKTDEMLENITRSLETWKKIITNVCGSEDDINLLKQQVEAYSKLEQEYDKTDKAIQLLDEKLNNSTTCEDVDTLYQDCYESLATRSTINHQDSKVWKVVFKDLSDVKEIRIKKKKIDNDQYEAVDDSLMYSNVFSPPIDPITKVVVRNPCRNKTCDHIYEYDSIVDYIKRVKQKAKCPYIGCTSRQLRVTDLVKDNAMKNQISRYLETHQSETEEDDD encoded by the coding sequence ATGTCAGTATTACGTAAAACTGACGAAATGTTAGAAAACATTACGAGATCATtagaaacttggaaaaaaataataacaaacgTGTGCGGTAGTGAAGACGATATTAACCTTTTAAAACAACAAGTGGAAGCTTACAGTAAGTTAGAACAAGAATATGATAAAACAGATAAAGCTATACAACTATTAGATGAAAAGTTGAATAATTCAACAACATGTGAAGATGTAGATACACTGTATCAAGATTGTTACGAAAGCTTAGCCACTAGATCTACAATAAATCATCAAGATAGTAAAGTTTGGAAAGTGGTATTCAAAGATTTATCTGACGTCAAAGAAATACggattaagaagaaaaaaattgataatgatCAATACGAAGCGGTAGACGATTCTTTAATGTATTCTAATGTGTTTTCTCCACCAATCGATCCTATTACTAAAGTGGTTGTAAGGAATCCGTGCCGAAATAAAACGTGCGATCATATTTACGAATACGATTCAATAGTGGATTACATTAAACGTGTAAAACAGAAAGCAAAATGTCCTTACATAGGCTGCACCAGTAGACAATTGAGAGTGACAGATTTAGTTAAAGACAATGCAATGAAGAATCAAATTTCTCGATATTTAGAAACGCATCAAAGTGAGACTGAAGAAGATGACGATTGA